The Solibacillus daqui genome has a segment encoding these proteins:
- a CDS encoding MFS transporter, translating into MDIKNIYYFLSSSRSFCIHIVFTLNAIYYVSQAGLNPLQLVLIGTIMELAILFFEIPTGLVADFWGRKKSFVIGTFIIGVAHLLEGSFPEFWAIAIGAALWGIGWTFISGAETAWIADELENNELDSVFLKGARYGSIGSFLGIIVSVLLATAFSVQITILIAGGLLVVIAIISLRIVPETKFVRMANEGTTGFHQMQLAIKGGFAQIKGNSILLGLAAITLFVGLASEGFDRLWGAHFIEGFQLKAEEAVYWFGAFYAIAFLLNIGILKVVETYVKKRFTGVLLVLNGLLFMAMLFFAMSEEFILAILLYWVIASLRAVNSPLITAVTNKQLQSQGRATALSMYGQLDAFGQVAGGPLVGMVALYTSVQGGIIMSAILIIPTVYFLWRMRKIA; encoded by the coding sequence TTGGACATTAAAAACATTTACTATTTTTTATCGAGTTCACGCTCGTTTTGTATTCATATCGTATTTACACTAAATGCGATTTATTATGTTTCTCAGGCAGGTTTGAACCCGCTACAGTTGGTGTTAATTGGAACGATTATGGAATTGGCCATCTTATTCTTTGAAATACCAACTGGATTAGTAGCAGATTTTTGGGGACGAAAAAAATCATTTGTTATTGGTACATTCATTATAGGGGTTGCGCATCTATTAGAAGGAAGTTTCCCAGAATTTTGGGCAATTGCAATAGGTGCTGCTTTATGGGGCATTGGATGGACATTCATTAGTGGTGCGGAAACGGCATGGATTGCAGACGAGTTAGAAAATAATGAATTAGATTCTGTTTTTCTAAAAGGCGCCAGGTATGGCTCAATTGGTAGTTTCTTGGGGATTATTGTTAGTGTCCTTTTAGCTACTGCTTTTTCGGTGCAAATTACAATCTTAATAGCGGGTGGATTACTCGTTGTCATTGCAATCATTTCTTTAAGAATCGTACCTGAAACTAAATTTGTGCGAATGGCCAATGAAGGGACGACAGGTTTTCATCAAATGCAGCTAGCAATCAAGGGCGGATTTGCTCAAATAAAAGGTAATTCAATTTTACTTGGTCTTGCTGCTATTACATTATTTGTGGGATTGGCTAGCGAAGGTTTTGATAGACTTTGGGGAGCTCATTTTATAGAAGGTTTTCAATTGAAGGCAGAAGAAGCAGTTTACTGGTTTGGCGCTTTTTACGCAATTGCCTTTTTATTAAATATAGGTATTTTAAAAGTTGTCGAAACGTATGTGAAAAAACGATTTACGGGCGTTTTACTAGTACTTAATGGATTGCTCTTCATGGCTATGCTGTTCTTCGCAATGAGTGAGGAGTTTATACTGGCAATATTACTATACTGGGTAATAGCTTCACTACGAGCAGTAAATTCACCTTTAATAACTGCTGTAACGAATAAACAATTACAATCACAAGGACGTGCTACTGCGCTATCCATGTATGGTCAGCTTGATGCATTTGGTCAAGTAGCTGGCGGACCACTAGTTGGGATGGTTGCTCTTTATACATCGGTTCAAGGTGGGATTATTATGTCTGCTATTTTAATTATTCCTACAGTGTACTTTTTATGGAGAATGCGGAAAATAGCTTAA
- a CDS encoding DinB family protein, with protein MNSLKEKSEILAHQRNFLNFIQSLEHINENVLLTPICDGKWSVIEIIGHFYPWDEFVLQNRLPYLLTNSSFPPSPNADDLNLRSAHLARNEPIQHTFEKCIRIRTELVETLNELPEEIWLAELNINQSTLSLYTYLKGLMEHDIHHMKQIQTFL; from the coding sequence ATTAACTCGCTGAAAGAAAAATCCGAAATACTAGCACATCAACGTAACTTTCTTAATTTCATACAAAGCTTAGAACATATTAATGAAAATGTTTTACTAACACCTATATGTGATGGAAAATGGTCGGTCATCGAAATAATTGGTCACTTTTACCCTTGGGATGAATTTGTCTTGCAAAATAGGCTTCCTTACTTATTAACTAATAGCAGTTTCCCACCAAGTCCTAACGCTGACGATTTAAATTTACGTTCAGCTCATCTTGCAAGAAATGAACCGATTCAACACACATTTGAAAAGTGTATTCGTATTCGGACTGAATTAGTTGAAACATTAAACGAACTACCTGAAGAAATTTGGTTAGCTGAATTGAACATTAACCAATCGACATTATCCCTTTATACCTATTTAAAAGGTTTAATGGAGCATGATATTCACCATATGAAACAAATACAAACCTTTTTATAA
- a CDS encoding alpha/beta fold hydrolase — MVAKQFFNGCHGKMSYVKIEGKKDFPTIIFMDGFGGASNYLGLKNIAKRIDTRYPKLFIDRLGVCESDETDVERTWENIVFEIHELIEHVEHSPIIFFAHSANGPLALAYQHAYSEEVLGIIGIEPTTKDGDFLFQTKAYKVAISWMDKLSPEERNQIFIDSEWTENEKLEEERTAKHITEGSTLFNEYLMGQKNLQSISQLPKNKNLPVLIFLQPFRENEYRCSEYAGNNTTYILLEGHHYLHRVHPDKIAKEVTRWLNYNVGY, encoded by the coding sequence TTGGTTGCAAAACAATTCTTTAACGGTTGTCACGGTAAAATGTCTTATGTAAAAATTGAAGGAAAGAAAGATTTTCCAACAATTATTTTTATGGACGGATTTGGAGGAGCAAGCAATTATTTAGGCTTAAAAAATATAGCAAAGAGAATAGATACTCGTTATCCAAAATTGTTTATTGATCGCTTAGGTGTTTGTGAAAGTGATGAAACAGATGTTGAGAGAACTTGGGAAAATATCGTATTTGAAATTCATGAGTTAATCGAACATGTTGAACATAGTCCTATTATATTTTTTGCCCATTCAGCAAATGGTCCTCTTGCTCTCGCTTATCAGCATGCATATTCAGAGGAAGTACTTGGCATAATTGGTATTGAGCCTACCACAAAAGATGGCGATTTTTTATTTCAAACAAAAGCATATAAAGTCGCGATTTCTTGGATGGATAAACTTTCCCCTGAGGAGCGTAATCAGATTTTCATCGACTCGGAGTGGACAGAAAATGAAAAACTAGAGGAAGAACGAACTGCAAAACATATCACTGAAGGCAGTACATTATTTAATGAATATTTAATGGGACAAAAAAATTTACAAAGTATTTCGCAATTACCTAAAAATAAGAATCTTCCTGTACTAATATTTTTACAACCTTTCCGCGAAAACGAATACCGTTGCTCTGAATATGCTGGAAATAACACTACTTATATTTTGTTGGAGGGTCATCATTATTTACATCGTGTCCATCCAGATAAAATAGCGAAGGAAGTAACTAGATGGCTTAACTATAATGTGGGATATTAA
- a CDS encoding RAxF-45 family protein, translating into MNKLAMETGVKVDTAMYFARVITFKFASNGIGMPFFRQFKNNA; encoded by the coding sequence ATGAATAAGTTAGCTATGGAGACAGGTGTAAAAGTGGATACAGCTATGTATTTTGCACGTGTCATTACGTTTAAATTTGCGTCTAACGGGATAGGTATGCCCTTTTTTAGACAATTTAAAAATAATGCGTAG
- the abc-f gene encoding ribosomal protection-like ABC-F family protein — protein sequence MQLKAENITKTMGGNTIFKDLSFEVNTGERVAIVGRNGSGKTTLFKVLAGIEQPDQGRIIKAKGQSIGYLHQIPSYTDTTVFDVLSEAFAELHAMKARLMDLEQRMQTDMSEKILNQYGEIQEQYLANGGYEIEAKIASIANGLKITKLLEQSFEALSGGEKTKVMLAQILLQQPSILLLDEPTNHLDLAATEWLEDYLHYFKGTVIVISHDRMFLNNIVQYVAEIEDGEIWVSKGNYDQYLQNKEAKIAQQFADYEEQQKKIQKIKEAIRRLRQWANEASPPNPDLYRKAKTMEKMLARMELVKKPKKERQMNIQLKTEDRTGKEVFMLSDVSHGFAQDFLFMDIQLSVYYQDRLAIVGNNGTGKSTLMKILLGQLQPLDGHIKQGSNLKIGYLAQQFDQFDGKQRLIDAFREQVSLTEYDARHMLAQFLFYGHDVFKKVEQLSGGEKMRLRLAQLMVQKCNVLVLDEPTNHLDIESREALEEALENFEGTIITISHDRYFLQKLFTRTAWLENQQLTVHEGPFEWAKSKQKELSR from the coding sequence ATGCAATTAAAAGCAGAAAATATAACGAAAACAATGGGTGGTAACACCATTTTTAAAGATCTTTCTTTTGAAGTAAATACGGGAGAACGTGTGGCGATAGTAGGTCGGAATGGTAGTGGGAAAACGACACTCTTTAAAGTGCTAGCAGGAATCGAACAACCTGATCAAGGTCGCATTATTAAAGCGAAGGGGCAATCGATTGGCTATTTGCATCAAATTCCTAGCTACACAGATACAACCGTTTTTGATGTATTATCTGAAGCGTTTGCCGAATTACATGCAATGAAAGCAAGACTTATGGATTTAGAACAGCGTATGCAGACGGATATGTCGGAGAAAATTCTTAATCAATATGGTGAAATACAGGAGCAATATCTTGCCAATGGCGGATATGAAATTGAGGCGAAAATTGCTTCCATTGCGAATGGATTAAAGATTACTAAGTTATTAGAGCAATCATTTGAGGCGTTAAGTGGTGGAGAAAAAACGAAAGTCATGCTTGCTCAAATATTATTGCAACAGCCGAGTATCCTTCTTTTAGATGAACCAACGAATCATTTAGATTTAGCCGCAACGGAATGGCTGGAAGACTATTTACATTATTTCAAAGGGACGGTCATTGTGATTTCACATGACCGAATGTTTTTAAACAACATTGTGCAATATGTTGCTGAAATTGAAGACGGAGAAATTTGGGTGAGCAAGGGGAATTACGATCAATACCTACAAAATAAAGAAGCAAAAATAGCTCAACAATTTGCAGACTATGAAGAACAGCAGAAAAAAATTCAAAAAATAAAAGAGGCGATTCGTCGACTACGTCAATGGGCGAATGAAGCGTCGCCACCGAATCCTGATTTATATCGAAAAGCGAAAACGATGGAAAAAATGCTTGCGCGCATGGAATTAGTAAAAAAGCCAAAAAAAGAACGTCAAATGAATATACAACTAAAAACAGAGGATCGAACAGGGAAAGAAGTGTTTATGTTAAGTGATGTTTCGCATGGTTTTGCTCAGGATTTTTTATTTATGGATATTCAGTTGTCCGTTTATTACCAAGATCGGTTAGCGATTGTCGGAAATAACGGGACAGGGAAATCAACGCTTATGAAAATCCTGCTTGGACAATTGCAGCCACTAGATGGGCACATAAAGCAAGGGAGCAATTTGAAAATTGGCTACCTTGCGCAGCAATTTGACCAATTCGATGGTAAGCAACGATTAATCGATGCGTTTCGCGAACAAGTGTCATTAACGGAATATGATGCGCGGCATATGTTGGCACAGTTTTTATTTTATGGTCATGATGTATTTAAAAAAGTCGAGCAGCTTAGCGGTGGTGAAAAAATGCGACTTCGTCTAGCGCAACTTATGGTTCAAAAATGCAATGTTCTTGTGTTGGATGAACCAACGAATCATTTAGACATCGAATCAAGAGAAGCACTGGAAGAAGCGCTTGAAAATTTTGAAGGGACCATAATTACGATTAGTCATGACCGCTACTTTTTACAAAAATTATTTACGAGAACGGCATGGCTAGAAAATCAGCAACTGACCGTCCATGAGGGTCCCTTTGAATGGGCGAAATCGAAACAAAAGGAGTTAAGCAGATGA
- a CDS encoding ASCH domain-containing protein has translation MNKIEAYWNHFCELEGLTNIRYTEAFQFGEKADWLASLVVDGTKTATCSSYPLYEIEGEALPAVGDYQIVLNSQDEPVAIIKSFSIEIYPFNEVPVDFALAEGEGTYEQWKEAHIAFFGNISLEYNLEFSEKMLTVCDRFEKVYPK, from the coding sequence ATGAATAAGATTGAAGCATATTGGAATCATTTTTGTGAACTAGAAGGATTAACAAATATTCGATATACAGAGGCGTTCCAGTTTGGGGAGAAAGCAGATTGGTTAGCAAGCCTAGTAGTGGATGGAACAAAAACAGCGACTTGTTCAAGCTATCCTTTATATGAAATTGAGGGGGAAGCTTTACCTGCAGTAGGTGATTATCAAATTGTCTTAAACAGTCAAGATGAACCTGTTGCAATTATTAAATCCTTTTCAATAGAAATTTATCCATTTAATGAAGTGCCCGTTGATTTTGCATTAGCAGAAGGTGAAGGAACTTATGAACAATGGAAAGAGGCTCACATCGCATTCTTTGGAAATATTTCACTTGAATACAATCTAGAATTTTCAGAAAAAATGCTAACAGTTTGTGATCGATTTGAAAAAGTGTATCCGAAATAG
- a CDS encoding LTA synthase family protein, whose product MKDLVGKKGVQLNGFLGIYLLAVFMIWIKTYITQLTQFDLSVEGMLQHFLLLINPLGSALLFLSVAFLFRGKRKMSILIVVYTLMTILLYSNVVYYRFFSDFITLPTIYQPQNFGDLTGSVRALIRPLDLLYFIDIALLIYLRIAKKEQFKQVKTGFKMPVIAVALALMVSSMNLLLAEKDRPDLLVRGFDRSYIVKYLGMYNYAIYDTVKTAEASSERALADSSDITEIINYTKSNYAEPNPEYFGLAKDMNVIYLHLESMQTFLIDYELNGQQVTPFLNSLAKNENTMFFDNFYHQTAQGKTSDAEFMLENSLYGLPQGSAFITKGQNKYQAAPTILKDYGYTSAVFHGNSGTFWNRNIIYDQFGYDEFFSADSYDTSDPKNMAEYGLLDKPFFEQSQSLLETLPQPFYTKFITVAHHFPFKMDQDLVTIDKATTGDTSVDNYFQTARYADEAIEEFFTYLKESGLYDNTMIVMYGDHYGISDNHNRAMSEIIGEEVTPVVNADLQRVPLLIHVPGMEGGINHTYAGQMDLLPTVLHLLGVETQNNIHFGSDILSADHSEVIPFRNGNFVSPTIYSLDGKFYDRKTGLELDPSQYEQAEKLHAMVQEKLNYSDKVVNGDLLRFYSKDGKVLSE is encoded by the coding sequence ATGAAAGATTTAGTAGGAAAAAAAGGAGTTCAATTGAACGGCTTTTTAGGGATTTATCTATTAGCTGTCTTTATGATTTGGATAAAAACCTATATAACGCAATTGACACAATTTGATTTAAGCGTTGAGGGAATGCTTCAGCATTTTTTATTATTAATTAACCCACTAGGTTCAGCACTATTATTTTTATCAGTAGCCTTTTTATTTAGAGGCAAAAGAAAAATGAGCATTTTGATAGTCGTCTATACACTAATGACGATTTTATTATATTCAAATGTCGTGTATTACCGATTCTTTAGCGACTTTATTACGTTACCAACGATTTATCAACCGCAAAACTTTGGGGATTTAACCGGTAGTGTGCGTGCGCTGATTCGCCCATTGGATTTATTGTATTTCATTGATATTGCCTTACTTATCTACTTACGAATTGCAAAAAAAGAGCAGTTTAAGCAAGTAAAAACGGGCTTCAAAATGCCAGTCATCGCGGTTGCCTTGGCATTGATGGTTTCTTCGATGAATTTATTATTAGCAGAAAAAGATCGTCCTGATTTACTAGTACGTGGTTTTGACCGTAGTTATATTGTGAAATATTTAGGGATGTACAATTATGCGATTTACGACACAGTAAAAACGGCAGAAGCATCTTCAGAACGTGCACTTGCGGATAGTAGTGACATCACGGAAATTATCAACTATACAAAATCAAATTATGCTGAACCAAATCCTGAATATTTCGGCTTAGCAAAAGATATGAACGTTATTTATTTACATTTAGAATCTATGCAAACATTTTTAATTGATTATGAGTTAAATGGTCAGCAAGTAACACCGTTTTTAAATTCATTAGCGAAAAATGAAAATACAATGTTTTTTGATAATTTCTACCATCAAACAGCACAAGGGAAAACGTCTGATGCAGAGTTTATGCTAGAAAATTCATTGTACGGTTTGCCACAAGGTTCGGCCTTTATTACGAAAGGGCAAAATAAGTACCAAGCAGCACCGACGATCTTAAAAGACTACGGTTATACATCTGCAGTATTCCACGGCAACAGTGGTACGTTCTGGAATCGTAACATTATTTATGATCAATTTGGATATGATGAGTTTTTCAGTGCAGATAGCTATGACACAAGCGATCCTAAAAACATGGCGGAATACGGTTTATTAGATAAACCATTTTTCGAGCAGTCACAGAGTTTATTAGAAACATTGCCACAGCCGTTTTATACAAAATTTATTACGGTTGCGCACCATTTCCCATTTAAAATGGATCAAGATTTAGTGACAATTGACAAAGCGACAACAGGTGATACAAGTGTCGATAATTACTTCCAAACAGCGCGCTATGCGGATGAAGCAATCGAGGAGTTCTTTACTTATTTAAAAGAATCAGGTCTTTATGACAACACGATGATTGTTATGTATGGCGACCATTATGGTATTTCCGATAATCATAACCGTGCTATGTCGGAGATTATCGGTGAAGAAGTAACACCTGTTGTAAACGCCGATTTACAACGTGTTCCGTTACTTATTCATGTGCCGGGCATGGAAGGTGGCATTAACCACACGTATGCTGGACAAATGGACCTTTTACCAACCGTGCTACATTTATTAGGTGTGGAGACACAAAACAATATTCACTTTGGTTCAGATATTTTATCTGCAGATCATAGCGAAGTTATTCCATTTAGAAATGGTAACTTTGTCAGCCCAACTATTTATTCGTTAGACGGCAAATTTTATGATCGTAAAACGGGATTAGAATTAGATCCTTCACAATATGAGCAGGCTGAGAAATTACATGCTATGGTTCAAGAAAAACTAAATTATTCTGATAAAGTTGTAAACGGAGACTTATTACGTTTTTATTCAAAAGACGGTAAAGTTCTTTCGGAATAA
- a CDS encoding TetR/AcrR family transcriptional regulator — translation MKTRQKLFDAYLSLLEQQTPERMTIQMLTTKANINRVTFYKHFHNLVEFHEQFIEHYILELYEFMKPLNYKTYTKGFEYEALLQLLEHIKANQITYKILLTSQNITGFNKALLAHFQQRISKHTTELAKFDFPGTGVNQIIVSWYGVSALFGTIRYYHNVGGV, via the coding sequence ATGAAGACAAGGCAAAAGCTGTTTGATGCGTATTTATCGTTGCTTGAACAACAAACACCAGAGAGAATGACTATTCAAATGTTAACGACGAAAGCTAATATCAATCGCGTGACATTTTATAAGCATTTTCACAATTTAGTGGAATTTCATGAACAATTTATTGAACATTATATTTTAGAGCTTTACGAATTTATGAAGCCGCTTAATTACAAAACGTATACGAAAGGCTTTGAGTATGAAGCGTTATTGCAGCTATTAGAGCATATCAAAGCAAATCAAATAACATACAAAATTTTGTTAACATCGCAAAATATTACGGGTTTTAATAAGGCGTTATTAGCGCATTTTCAACAGCGTATTTCAAAGCATACGACGGAGCTTGCGAAATTTGATTTTCCTGGGACAGGTGTCAATCAAATTATTGTATCGTGGTACGGGGTTTCGGCATTATTCGGTACTATTCGGTACTATCATAATGTGGGCGGAGTCTGA
- a CDS encoding zinc-dependent alcohol dehydrogenase — MTNYQAGIYKGANLVEVEERSMPKVGPNDVLLRNLRGGICGTDINIVKYGSEMGIRFEQEFGHEFAGIIEAKGENVADLEVGMFVAVNPITAKRAGRRYSLEAGGFSQYIIIEDAKKHHNLYPLNDDVSPEEGTLVEPMSVGCHGAFSVKPQTDENIVILGAGPIGLSAAAMLIGEGITNVAVVDMVGWRLEKAKEIGATVVDTSKVSLVEGLTDIFGTVNVYGVDVPNVDAFVDAAGAAPLFTQVMEIVKPNARIAVIAVYKNEVPISLAQVMSKEVQIVGASGYTNEDILKVIKHLNNKKTNIATMVTQVYPLSEIQTAFDTAIAGKDSIKVIVDVTN; from the coding sequence ATGACAAACTATCAAGCAGGAATTTATAAAGGTGCTAATTTAGTAGAAGTAGAGGAGCGCTCAATGCCAAAAGTCGGTCCAAATGATGTCTTATTACGTAATTTACGTGGGGGTATTTGCGGTACGGATATTAATATTGTGAAATACGGTTCTGAAATGGGCATTCGTTTTGAGCAGGAATTCGGCCATGAATTTGCGGGCATTATTGAAGCAAAAGGGGAAAATGTAGCAGATTTAGAAGTGGGGATGTTTGTTGCTGTTAACCCGATTACAGCAAAACGCGCAGGTCGTCGTTATTCTTTGGAAGCGGGCGGGTTTTCACAATATATTATAATAGAAGATGCAAAAAAGCATCATAATTTATATCCGTTAAACGATGATGTATCACCTGAAGAGGGGACGTTAGTGGAACCGATGAGTGTAGGCTGTCACGGTGCATTTTCTGTGAAGCCACAAACAGATGAAAATATTGTTATTTTAGGTGCGGGTCCAATTGGTTTATCGGCTGCAGCGATGTTAATCGGTGAAGGAATTACAAATGTTGCAGTAGTAGATATGGTAGGTTGGCGTTTAGAAAAGGCAAAAGAAATTGGCGCAACTGTTGTGGATACATCAAAGGTATCGTTAGTAGAAGGCCTTACTGATATCTTTGGTACAGTAAATGTATACGGTGTAGATGTACCAAATGTAGATGCATTTGTTGATGCAGCAGGCGCGGCACCATTATTTACACAAGTGATGGAAATTGTTAAACCAAATGCTCGTATTGCGGTTATCGCAGTGTATAAAAATGAAGTACCTATAAGCTTAGCACAAGTGATGAGTAAAGAGGTGCAAATTGTTGGGGCGTCAGGTTATACGAACGAGGATATTTTAAAAGTAATTAAACATTTAAACAACAAGAAAACAAATATTGCAACAATGGTAACGCAAGTGTATCCGCTAAGCGAGATCCAAACAGCGTTCGACACAGCAATTGCTGGCAAGGATTCAATCAAAGTAATTGTTGATGTAACGAACTAA